DNA sequence from the Flavobacterium lipolyticum genome:
ATACGCAATAGTAAAGTTTTGTTTTTTTCTTCCGATAAACCGTTTTTTACCGAACTCAGATAAAAATCATTATAACTATTGTAAAGGAAATCGGATAGTTCAACTATTTTATCTTTTTGGATATTGGCTTCTTCCGAAAAGATAAGTTCATCTAACACCTGTAACCCTTCAGGAGGTAATGTATTTGCTGCTGTCCCTGTGCTTTCTATATGAAATAGTGGTGCGGCATTAATAGTAGTTTTGGAAAATTCAGGGTAATGATACGCAATATAGAATTCTATTTCCTTATATGAATTTCTGGCTTTTTTTAACGACTCCTGCAAACCTTCTTTGGAAATTTTATTTTCTTGAAAAAGATGTGCATCCGATTTTAAAACTACCAATTGATCTTTGAAATTTTTTAATCCTTGACTAATTATAGCATTTGTAGTTGTGTATTCATTATAACCTGGGTTGAAAGACATTATTACAAAACCTATAAAAAGTACAATAAGAAACGAAAAAGATTTCATGTTTTTATTTACAAAAGTAATTTCTCCAGATTATCCAAATTTAAAATTTGGATTAAATAATTAACCTCTTTGGGTTAAATAAAAGGTCAGCCTTCAAAACACTTAATCTAGAATGTTATTCGTCTAAAGGAAGCTTGAGGATATAGAAAGAGATTAAATCCATTACATCTTAATGAAAAACACTAACAACTAATATTTTAGATGGAACGATTGATGATATTGTTTTTTAAATGAGACATGTTGGATTTATTTTACTCTCATAAAATTATCGAAGGATAAGAATTGATGTAACGGCTAGAACTATGTTTTTATTTTCAGGGGGTTAAATAGTGAAAAAAAGAATAGATCAGCAGGTTTCTGACTAGTCCCAAGATGCAGCGGGAACAGGATTCGAACTTGATAGCGGAATAAATAGCGAAAATAAAAATAGCGTCATACATATTGGAACCTAAACTTCTTAGGTATTAATTTTGCTGAATTTTTGATTGTTCACAGTACTTTGTATCGCGATTCTGCCGTAAAACTTGTGAAGGTGAAATATCTTTAAAAACCGCCTTAGCTTTTTGTGGCAGAGTAGGAGGCAACTCCAATAGCTTTTGGAATTGTTGCAGACGGTTAAACTGTTGAGGGATCGAACACAGATTTCTTTAATTATAAGGATATGAAAGAATTCTACAAAGAAGAAAATAAAGCATTATTAGAGTTTGAATTTCAATTTTATCCGCTATCATTGTATATTGTTTAATTTTAATGTTGATAGTATTGGTTTTTAGAATTTATCGAATTCAGTACTAAGTTAAAAGATGTTGTCTAACTTATTATTAAGGAAAAAATATAAAATATCGAAAATATGGTTTTTGAAGAGTTATAAAAACACTCCATTGAATGTCAATTTTATAATTGATTTATTAAAAAATATAATTGAAAAAAGGTAGGATATGGAAAAGAATAAATTATGCTGGGAGTTTATAATTATAGTTTCAATGGTGTTTTTTCCTGGAATAATAACTGCACAAAAAGCATTTTATGACGAAAAAAAGGACAAATGGGGTTTGATAGACCATAAAAATAAAATTATTTTGAAACCTAAATATTCGGATATAGATGAATTTATTGACGGACTTGCTCACGTTACATTATATTTTAAAGAAGGTTATGTAAATAAGGAAGGAGAATTTAAGTCATATTTTAAAGAAGGATATATAGATAAGAGAGGAAGAGAAATTGTTCCTGTTAAGTACTTTAAAGTAGGTGAATACGATAAAGACAGTTATGCAATCGCAATTTTAAATGGTAAATCAGGTTTTATTGATAAAACAGGTAAAGTAATTATTGACTTTAAATACGATGATTTATGGAATTTTTCAAATGGAATTGCAAAGTTTAGAATAATGAATAAGGGTGAAGGTCTTGTTGATGCTAAAGGTTATGAAGTTATACCTCCAAAATACGATAATATTGAATGGACAAACAGCGGTTTTTATTTAACTACAATTGATTCTAAATGGGGTTTGATTGATGATAAAGGAAAAGAAATTGTTATTCCTACTTATGATAGAATTAATGTAAGCAACGACGAAAATTTTTTCATCATAAGGCAAGGTACTAAATCAGTGTATACGGAAGGCGAAAGAAATAAGTACCCTAATAAGCATGATGTAAAAATAGGATTTATCGATAGAACGGGAAAAGTAATTGTTTCTCCAAAATATGACGAGATTTTTAAATTTTATGATAACCTTGCTATTGTTTATTTAGGCTCAAAGTATGGCATGATAAACAAGGCTGGCAAAGAAATAGTTCCTTTAATTTATGATGAAATCATTCGTGATAAGGAGAATAAAGAGAACTTGTATTACATATTGAATGATAAAAAGGGGGTTGCTAACAAAGAAGGAACTTTAATTACTCCTATACAATACGACGAGATTTATTTAGATGAAAAAATAGGATTATATAAGGTAAAGCAAAGTGGAAAATATGGATTTATAGATACGAATGGCAAGGAAGTTATTCCTGTTAAGTATGATCTAATCTATGATTTTGTGGGAGATGTTACAGGATGTAGTATTGATGGTATTAAATGGGGATTGATAGATACAAAAGGAAATATAGTTGTCGAACCAAAATTTGAAGGACTATCTGAGGTAATATTTGGAATAATCCTTTTTTCCGCCGGTAATAAAATAGGGATTTTGGATAAAAATATGGGAAAGGAAATAACACCTGCAAAATATGATAAAGTTTATCTTCCTTTGAGATTTCAGGATAAATTTATAATCGTAACAATTAATGATAAATGGGGATTTATTGATGAAGTAGGAAAAGAAGTTGTTTCTCTTAAATATGACTCAGTTCATTTTTTTACAAATGGAAAAGCAAAAGTAAAACTTAACGGAGAAGAATTTTATATTGATAGAAAAGGAGAGCGGATTCCATAAAAAAAAAACAACTTCTGGAAATTAGCCTTTTTATTGTCCAGCTTTCATTTTCGTTTTTGGACTAAAAATTTCTTTGAATTGTAGAGGTGTAAAGTCTTTGCGTCTTGCTAAATTCACTTCTGGAACCAATAAATTAAAGATTGTGTTTCCATGGAGAAAGAAGGTTCCTAAAAACTGATGTCTGGAACAAATACTTTCTTATTGTATTTGAGGAATGTGCAAA
Encoded proteins:
- a CDS encoding WG repeat-containing protein encodes the protein MEKNKLCWEFIIIVSMVFFPGIITAQKAFYDEKKDKWGLIDHKNKIILKPKYSDIDEFIDGLAHVTLYFKEGYVNKEGEFKSYFKEGYIDKRGREIVPVKYFKVGEYDKDSYAIAILNGKSGFIDKTGKVIIDFKYDDLWNFSNGIAKFRIMNKGEGLVDAKGYEVIPPKYDNIEWTNSGFYLTTIDSKWGLIDDKGKEIVIPTYDRINVSNDENFFIIRQGTKSVYTEGERNKYPNKHDVKIGFIDRTGKVIVSPKYDEIFKFYDNLAIVYLGSKYGMINKAGKEIVPLIYDEIIRDKENKENLYYILNDKKGVANKEGTLITPIQYDEIYLDEKIGLYKVKQSGKYGFIDTNGKEVIPVKYDLIYDFVGDVTGCSIDGIKWGLIDTKGNIVVEPKFEGLSEVIFGIILFSAGNKIGILDKNMGKEITPAKYDKVYLPLRFQDKFIIVTINDKWGFIDEVGKEVVSLKYDSVHFFTNGKAKVKLNGEEFYIDRKGERIP